The region CAGCATGAGCCTGATCGGGCGCATCCATGGGCCAGGCAACTACGTGCGGTTGACCGACACCTTCACCATGGACCGCGGCGCCTTCGACCCCGACCGGCTCGCCGCGCTGCGCCAGGCCGACGACGCTGAATCGGGACAGCCGGCCGCGATTTCCGACCAGGACGGTGGCCTGGCGCCGACCGCCGGCATCGTCGGCGACGGGGAACCCGCGTCGCAGCCCGGTCAGGCCGGCGGCCGGTAGTGGAGCACATCATGACCCTCGACCACGGCGACGGCGTCCGGCGGATCGTCATCGATCGGCCGGCCAAGCACGGGGCGTTCACGACGGAGATGATGGCCGCCGGTCTGCAAGCGCTCGAAGCCGCGGCCGCGGACGACGGCGTCCGGGTAGTGGTGCTCGAGTCGGTCGGCCGCAGCTTCTGCGCGGGCGCGGACCTGCAGTCCCTCGCCGGCGAGATCCCGGAGGGCGATCCGGGCAGCGTCCTGCTGCGCACGCTCGCGCACTACGACAAGCCGCTGGTCGCCGCGGTGCAGGGCGCGGCGATCGGGATGGGCGCCACCATGCTGCTGCACTGCGACTTCGTCGTCGCGACCGAGCGGGCGTCGCTGTCGATGCCGTTCGTCGACCTGGGCCTGACGCCGGAGGGCGGGTCGACCGTCGTCCTGCCGGACCGCATCGGCTACCCCCGCGCCGCGGCGCTGATGCTGCTCACCGAACGGATGAGCGCCGCCGACGCGGTCGCCTGCGGCCTCTGGTCGCAGATCGTCCCCGAGGTCGAGTTGGCCGATCGTGCCCTGGACATCGCCGGGCGGCTGGCCGCGAAGTCGCCGTCCGTCCTGCAGGCCGCCAAACGGCTGATGCGCGGCGCGTCGTTCACCGAGCGGTTCGACCACGAGACCGCCGTCTTCAACCAGTTCCGCACCGCCAAGACCTCCTCCTGACTGCAGCGACCGCCTCCCCGCGGTCGTCAAAGCACCGCCCGTCCCCACGGTCGTCAAAGCACCGCCGTCCCCACGGTCGTCGAGCGAGCGAGCCCGCTAGGGCGAGCGACGTCGAGACGCCGCAGGCCCGCGGTTCACGCACCACGGGCCTAACTCGTCGGGCGGCCCAGCGTCGGCGACTGGCTGTGGATTCCCGCTATCCAGCGGATCGCGTGATCGAAGCCGATCCGCCAGACTGGGAAGGAGTGTCCCCCGGTGGACGTCGTCTCGAAGCTCACCAGGTCGGTGGGCGGGATGTGCGAGGCGAGCAGGTCGGCCTGGCGGACGTCGCGCTTGTTGTCCTTGGCCGTGATCAGGTAGATCGACACCGGCAGGTGGTGCTGCCCGAGCATCGCGGTGACGTCGTACGCGGCCCCGTCGTGCCGATGCCGGAACAGCGGACCGGTCGTGCTGTCGAGGATCGGACGCACGTAGCCGGACAGGAAGATGATCGAGCCGAACTGGTCGTTGTAGTGCAGACCGACGTCCGCCGCGCCGAAGCCGCCGGTGGAGTATCCGCCGACGACCCAGTTCGCGCGGCCGGTCGCCGCCCGGTAGTGCTGGGCGATGTACTGCGGGACGTCGGATCCCAGGTAGGTCGCGGCCTTGGTGTGTGCCCCGGACGTCGCGTCGACGCACTCGCTGTCCCGGTTGGCGACCGGGTTCTGCGTCGGCATCACCGCGATCACCGGCGGCACCGATCCGTCGGCGATGCGCGCGTTGAGCTCGGCCTGCAGACCCATCGCCTGGGTCCACGACAGGATGCTCCCGGGGTAGCCCGTCAGCAGCTCCAGGACCGGGAAGGTCCGGCTCGGGTCGGCGAAGTACGCCCCGGGAAGGTAGACCTTGGCCGGCAGCTGATAGCCGGTCTGTGCGCCGTGGATGCTGATCGTCGCGACCTGCGAGCCGCTGGCGCTCGCCCGGTCCGCCGTCACCTGGTCCGCGGTGCGCGCCCACGCGCTGCCAGTAACCGCGTCGAGCGGCGGCAGCTCGGCCGCTCGCGTCCGGATCGCACTGACCTGCATGCCCGCGCTGGATCCGGCCATCGCCTGCCAGGTGGTGACCAGGTCGGAGCCGGCATTGATGAGCAGGCCGATCGCGCAGATCGCGGCCGCCTGCGCCGTGATCAGTCCCGTCGTCCGGCCGAGGAACCGCAGCCGCCGCCAGCGCAGCACGAGGAAGACCACGAGCAGCACCGGGAT is a window of Cumulibacter manganitolerans DNA encoding:
- a CDS encoding alpha/beta hydrolase encodes the protein MSIGPASWEVLTIGIVIPVLLVVFLVLRWRRLRFLGRTTGLITAQAAAICAIGLLINAGSDLVTTWQAMAGSSAGMQVSAIRTRAAELPPLDAVTGSAWARTADQVTADRASASGSQVATISIHGAQTGYQLPAKVYLPGAYFADPSRTFPVLELLTGYPGSILSWTQAMGLQAELNARIADGSVPPVIAVMPTQNPVANRDSECVDATSGAHTKAATYLGSDVPQYIAQHYRAATGRANWVVGGYSTGGFGAADVGLHYNDQFGSIIFLSGYVRPILDSTTGPLFRHRHDGAAYDVTAMLGQHHLPVSIYLITAKDNKRDVRQADLLASHIPPTDLVSFETTSTGGHSFPVWRIGFDHAIRWIAGIHSQSPTLGRPTS
- a CDS encoding enoyl-CoA hydratase/isomerase family protein, with protein sequence MTLDHGDGVRRIVIDRPAKHGAFTTEMMAAGLQALEAAAADDGVRVVVLESVGRSFCAGADLQSLAGEIPEGDPGSVLLRTLAHYDKPLVAAVQGAAIGMGATMLLHCDFVVATERASLSMPFVDLGLTPEGGSTVVLPDRIGYPRAAALMLLTERMSAADAVACGLWSQIVPEVELADRALDIAGRLAAKSPSVLQAAKRLMRGASFTERFDHETAVFNQFRTAKTSS